The Akkermansia muciniphila genome contains a region encoding:
- a CDS encoding glycosyltransferase — translation MMQILINAYAVNPDWGSEPGMGWNWVIHLARHCKVQVITEGEWRENIERELVRLPQAGNIVFHYLPVPEKVRRMCWNQGDWRFYYHYRKWQKRALCLARQIMKDNRIDLIHQLNMIGFREPGLLWKIKGVPYVWGPVGGMENVPAAYARCAGWRQCIFVRVKNAINSFQSRWQPHVRRAVARSSVLVAAVEGVKNRIEEVYGKQAVVINETGCRLNLSGRRILHEKGEFSLLWVGKADFRKQLHLAVSTLALLKDCEGLRLHICGVNPSEEGRRFIKQAENLGVSHMCIWHGIVPNAEILSMMRQSDLFFFTSIMEATSTVLVEALMNRLPVLCFDTCGMGTIVDETVGRKIPLTRPGRSARDFAERIRFFFHHRQVLRDMDEAFDARQRELDWNRKAERMAGIYREILKDRQHRP, via the coding sequence ATGATGCAAATTCTGATTAACGCTTATGCCGTCAACCCGGACTGGGGCAGCGAACCCGGCATGGGGTGGAACTGGGTCATCCACCTGGCCAGGCACTGCAAGGTGCAGGTGATTACGGAAGGGGAATGGCGGGAAAACATAGAACGGGAGCTTGTCCGCCTCCCCCAGGCGGGCAACATCGTGTTCCATTATCTTCCCGTGCCGGAAAAGGTTCGCCGGATGTGCTGGAACCAGGGGGACTGGCGTTTTTACTACCATTACAGAAAATGGCAGAAGAGAGCTCTCTGCCTGGCGCGTCAAATCATGAAGGATAACCGTATTGATCTGATTCACCAGCTGAACATGATTGGGTTCAGGGAGCCGGGCCTGCTCTGGAAAATCAAGGGCGTGCCCTATGTGTGGGGACCGGTGGGAGGCATGGAAAATGTGCCTGCCGCCTATGCACGCTGTGCGGGATGGAGGCAGTGCATCTTCGTGCGGGTGAAAAATGCCATTAATTCCTTCCAGTCAAGATGGCAGCCTCATGTAAGGCGGGCGGTTGCCAGGTCCTCCGTCCTTGTTGCCGCAGTGGAAGGGGTGAAAAACAGGATAGAAGAAGTCTATGGGAAACAGGCCGTGGTGATTAATGAGACCGGTTGCAGGCTCAATCTTTCCGGGCGGCGCATCCTGCATGAAAAGGGAGAGTTCAGCCTTTTGTGGGTGGGCAAGGCAGATTTCCGGAAACAGCTTCATCTGGCCGTTTCTACGCTTGCCCTGTTGAAGGACTGTGAGGGATTGCGTCTCCATATATGTGGCGTGAACCCTTCTGAAGAGGGGAGACGGTTTATAAAACAGGCTGAAAATCTGGGAGTTTCCCATATGTGCATATGGCATGGAATTGTACCCAATGCAGAAATCCTGTCCATGATGCGGCAGAGCGATCTCTTTTTCTTTACCAGCATCATGGAGGCTACCTCAACCGTGCTTGTGGAAGCCCTGATGAACCGGCTGCCCGTGCTCTGCTTTGATACCTGCGGCATGGGAACCATCGTGGATGAAACCGTGGGACGCAAGATACCCCTGACCCGTCCCGGACGGTCCGCCCGGGACTTTGCGGAACGCATCCGCTTCTTTTTCCATCACAGGCAGGTTCTGCGGGATATGGATGAAGCGTTTGACGCCAGGCAGAGGGAGCTGGACTGGAACCGGAAGGCGGAAAGGATGGCCGGCATTTACCGCGAAATTTTAAAGGACCGTCAACACCGGCCATGA
- a CDS encoding adenylyltransferase/cytidyltransferase family protein produces the protein MATKIFVSGFYDIIHAGHIQFFREARSLGDFLIVSFASEQVLWKSKRRKPSIPDEHKKVILESLCMVDKVVCGENPEPGMDFKHVFLKERPDILAVTEDDCYGDLKRELCARIGARYVVLPKTPPCSEQISTTQLVNRIKAPLSVPLRVDFAGGWLDVPRHARQGAYIVNCAISPFVSLDHWPYELRAGLGGSGAWAMLQGRDPVRSELALGVGWQDPAVIAETGLCVWRSGAVPVLDIKSTGDFLAGKMAIFHTGHDHDTPGMADGCRDYARIAQSSLIARAGVMERSVHELAAGVALYHSVQLREGMAPLPVMGDELAKKYLGGGFGGYALYLFDSREDRDGAVRLHDGMRAVEPHCKSPF, from the coding sequence ATGGCTACCAAAATATTCGTCTCCGGATTTTACGACATTATTCATGCCGGGCATATCCAGTTCTTCCGCGAAGCGCGTTCGCTGGGGGATTTCCTTATCGTCTCCTTCGCCTCCGAGCAGGTGCTCTGGAAGAGCAAGCGCAGAAAACCGTCCATTCCGGACGAACATAAAAAAGTGATTCTGGAAAGCCTGTGCATGGTGGACAAGGTGGTCTGCGGAGAAAATCCGGAACCGGGAATGGATTTTAAGCACGTTTTTCTGAAAGAACGGCCCGACATCCTGGCCGTTACGGAAGATGACTGTTACGGTGACCTTAAAAGGGAACTGTGCGCAAGGATTGGTGCGCGGTATGTAGTGCTCCCCAAGACGCCTCCCTGTTCCGAACAGATTTCCACCACCCAGCTGGTGAACCGAATCAAGGCCCCGCTCAGCGTGCCCCTGCGCGTGGATTTTGCGGGAGGCTGGCTGGACGTTCCCAGGCATGCGCGGCAGGGGGCGTACATTGTCAACTGCGCCATCAGTCCGTTTGTCTCCCTGGACCACTGGCCTTATGAACTCCGGGCCGGTCTGGGAGGCAGCGGAGCCTGGGCCATGCTGCAGGGCAGGGACCCCGTCCGGTCTGAACTGGCCCTGGGGGTTGGCTGGCAGGACCCGGCTGTGATTGCGGAAACGGGGCTGTGCGTCTGGCGTTCCGGCGCCGTTCCCGTATTGGACATCAAGAGCACCGGCGATTTTCTGGCTGGAAAAATGGCGATCTTCCACACCGGACACGACCATGATACGCCGGGAATGGCTGACGGGTGCAGGGACTACGCCCGCATTGCCCAATCCTCCCTGATCGCCCGCGCCGGAGTGATGGAGCGCAGCGTTCATGAACTGGCCGCGGGAGTGGCGCTGTACCATAGCGTGCAGCTCCGGGAGGGGATGGCCCCCCTCCCGGTCATGGGGGATGAACTGGCGAAGAAATACCTGGGAGGCGGATTCGGCGGATACGCCCTGTACCTGTTCGATTCCCGGGAGGACAGGGACGGAGCGGTGCGGCTGCATGACGGCATGAGGGCCGTGGAACCGCATTGTAAAAGCCCGTTCTGA
- a CDS encoding WecB/TagA/CpsF family glycosyltransferase produces MSENRMETYFNIRYEFDRERVFRRMDEVLRSGGAGYICVADGHVLSEVQRNREYRNVLNGALLTICDSGWVPVYLKWLLHADRPQYCGAQIFSDAIGMKKYRMMFLGGNRETLDALRRTLEREDPRVKHMPFEELPFCSVDEFDYAAIAGRINEYLPDIVWVSLGAPKQEIFMNRLCPHLQRGIMVAVGAVFNFASGRHIRRAPAWMVECRLEFLHRILNEPRKQMKRCWKIISVLPWIFIREKQRQKAARPAAASGREEKAPSLPCTLVSCFGRLPGNMDDLLAAWGREEGRKFIIVSDDARFWNLPANASLVPMAFCELQSLARKKLGKRHKINVPEDLPPLLPEYPVLFEDYVEGSPELETMALEREAGSSPAPVPAAPF; encoded by the coding sequence ATGAGCGAAAACCGTATGGAGACCTACTTCAACATCAGATACGAATTTGACCGTGAACGCGTTTTCCGGCGCATGGATGAAGTGCTCCGTTCCGGAGGCGCGGGGTACATCTGCGTGGCGGACGGGCATGTGCTTTCCGAGGTGCAGCGCAACCGGGAATACAGGAATGTGCTGAACGGGGCGCTCCTGACCATATGCGACAGCGGCTGGGTGCCCGTCTACCTGAAATGGCTGCTGCATGCGGACAGGCCCCAATACTGCGGCGCCCAGATTTTCAGCGACGCCATCGGCATGAAAAAATACAGAATGATGTTCCTGGGAGGAAACCGCGAGACGCTGGACGCCCTGCGCCGGACCCTGGAACGGGAAGACCCCCGCGTGAAGCACATGCCTTTTGAGGAATTGCCGTTCTGCTCCGTGGATGAATTTGACTACGCGGCTATTGCCGGGCGCATTAATGAATACCTGCCGGACATCGTCTGGGTTTCCCTGGGCGCCCCCAAGCAGGAAATATTCATGAACAGGCTGTGCCCCCATCTTCAGCGGGGAATTATGGTGGCCGTGGGCGCCGTCTTTAACTTCGCCTCCGGGCGGCATATCAGAAGGGCCCCCGCCTGGATGGTGGAGTGCCGGCTGGAATTTCTCCACCGCATTCTCAATGAACCCCGCAAGCAAATGAAACGCTGCTGGAAAATAATCTCTGTTCTGCCCTGGATCTTTATCCGGGAGAAACAACGGCAGAAGGCGGCCAGGCCGGCTGCCGCCTCCGGAAGGGAAGAAAAGGCGCCCTCTCTTCCCTGCACGCTGGTTTCATGTTTCGGCCGGCTTCCCGGCAACATGGATGACCTGCTGGCTGCCTGGGGCAGGGAAGAAGGCAGGAAATTCATCATTGTCAGCGACGATGCGAGGTTCTGGAACCTGCCCGCCAACGCCAGCCTGGTGCCGATGGCTTTTTGCGAACTCCAGTCCCTGGCAAGGAAAAAACTGGGAAAACGGCATAAAATCAACGTCCCGGAAGACCTCCCGCCGCTTTTGCCGGAATATCCGGTTCTGTTTGAGGACTATGTGGAAGGGAGCCCGGAACTGGAAACAATGGCGCTGGAAAGGGAGGCCGGTTCCTCCCCTGCACCGGTTCCCGCCGCTCCATTTTAA